The genomic region CTACCTTACAGCATGAAAGGCGCCTTCACAGATGTGCAAGTTACCCATGCTATGGGCACCAACGAAAGGAAAAACAACATTGGAAGTGCACGtttatttatactttatttCTCAGTCAGGGCGATCCTTTGATTGGTTACATTCCTTTTGGCGTCACAATTGACGGATTCATGACTTCATGTTGACTTTCCCTACAAACATGAAGAtttttggttaaaaataaaataaaaaaataaaataaaaaataaaataataacaacaattcaacatatttaatattgaagatTGTCGGCACCCTGTTATTGGAGCAAATGCATACTTAACACACCTCAGACCATAGGATACTCTTTTAGGTAATCTTATAAAACATTGACTGATGGCAAACAGTCCAGAGTCAAGTGTACCTGcttctcgcccaaagtcagcagTTATAGGCTCAGTGACCTTTGTGACCCAATAAGGACCAGCACCTTAAAAACTGATGCAAAACCAATACCTAGAAATTTAATTTCAACGGCACatcaaataattaattaattattaattattattattatgcgcaAATGTCACACATTTGGCCTTAACTTCTGACAGTTGAGGCTGTTCATGATTTGGCATGAGGAATCCATGTCAAGAAAAAATCCTGCCATATTGGCTTTAGCCTAGACGGAAGGTTTAATATTATTACATTtccttttataataataataaaatatatatatatattaatggaATGTTACAACTTAAAACGATATGAGAGAAATAGAACATTGCATCTCAGCCTCAAAACGTTCAGgtctaaagtaaaaaaaataaaataaaaaaataaaaaaagaatgacaGCGTCTTTGACTCAGAATCCCTTTATTGACCATATTAGCATATTGGCAGCTGCGTTTTTGTAGCCTCTCAACTTGTCTCAAGCATTAAAGGGTTAACATGAGGGTGGAAACGACAACACCGGAAGTAAAGTGTCTTGACAGGCACCACTGTTTACAAGAGAAAAGTTTAACATTTGGAAGCGCAGTTCAAGATGGGGACAACGGCGAGTCAACTTGGAAAGGATTTGCTCTCAGAATACCAAGTAAGTTGCCACATATTAGAAACCTAAAGGAACAGCCACGATGCCGTCCTGTCTAACGTTATACGGTATCGACGATTAACTGCCGAACACTTGTTTCGCCCAGCGACGTTAGCCAATTTAAGCTATTTTAGTGTAGCCCAAGCAGTAATCTAAACTTGTACTCCAATTTTGAATTTGAACTAGCAGTAGCATCTCATAATTCTGAATCCGACGTTGTCTTGCTTGTTGGAAAGTAATATGTTATCACCATGTAATTCATAAtttcctttttgttgttgttgttgtttgttttttgtgatgaCTGTCATTTTACTTCTAGGAGCTGacgtttttaacaaaacaagaaattctTCTGTAAGTGTCCATATGTATACCACACGCTTGCAAaattcattcggcagtctttatATAACACATTATGTTGTGGCTATTACCAGGGCACATAAAAGATTCACAGAGCTGCTCTCGAAAGATGAAAAAGACCTTCCAAATGCCAGGGTGCCCATGGAGAAGGTCCTCACTCTTCCAGAACTTAAGGTAAAAAGCTAGAAAGTGTCAACACTCCTTATGGCAAAATGAGTTTCTGTTTCATACGGCTTGAAGGAAGTGCCCCAGTTTAACCGCAATGACCCTTGACTTATTGCTGTTCCAGTCCAACCCCTTTAAAACGAGAATCTGCCACGTCTTTTCAACATCTGAAGTAAAAGATGGAAGCCTCACTTTTGAGGACTTTCTCGATCTTTTGAGTGCCTTCAGTGACTCAGCTACACTGGAAATCAAGTCCCACTATGCCTTCCGTATATTTGGTAAAAGCTCGCACGTGATTGGTTCCCACATTCCACAAACATTATATTTGATGCTATGTTCTCATTCCTAGACTTTGATGATGATGGAACTCTTGACTCCGGTGATCTGGAGAAACTAATCAACTGCCTGACTGGAGAGACTGACGACACGAGACTAACCAGGGAGGAGATGAAACAACTCATCAATAACGTGAGTGAGGTCCCGCAATAGAGATAAAACAACAGACATGTAATAATACTGTCGTTTCTACTGGCTGCCATTTAGATTCTTGATGAGTCAGACATTGACAAGGATGGAACCGTTAACCTCTCAGAGTTTCAGCACGTCATTTCAAGGTCACCAGATTTTGTCAGGTGAGCACAAAAATCTAATTCTAAGTGAGTGTGTTTGTCGAAACAGTTGACTTACTTCCAAATACTTCTCCACAGTTCCTTCAAGATTGTGCTGTGAAGACAGACGTTGACTACccacatttattattgtttaatcAGTTATAGTTATTCGATGTAAATTATCTATAGATTTTACTGCCTTTACTCATATGTATATCACCCACTTGTGATTTTTCAATCTCTCTTTATATTTCCATATTAAAAGTTTTACAAAAATCCACAATTTTCAACCTTTTTTTATTGAGCATATACTAAATCAAGTCTTCAAGTTACCAGTTTGTCTGATAGAGTGCAAAGTCGATGTATGACTATAGGAGAGGAAGAATTTAAGAGGAAGCTACTTCCTCCTTAACTACAGCAGCAAAAGTATTCCATGCCCCACACGTCACATCGACAACGTGCATCTGTTGTTCCCTGAAGAACTCCACACGACGTGGCTCATCTGAATAGGATGTCTCATATCCAAGCTGCCCGTATCGGCCTGAGAAAGGAAAAACAAGTGAGTTGCGTCTTGTGTTGATTTAAATGTACATTACAGTTGATGCCAATATTAAGAGTTTGAATCAAACTCACCCCATCCCCATGTGTAGAGGTCACCTGTGGCTAAAATGATATAGATCACATTGAAAACATGAGTTTATTCTCTTTGATTTCGTTAACAAGGTATACTCCATTACTCAAACTGTGAACAACAGACATCATATAAATGAAAAGGTTTGGTTATCACAAATTGTGATCAGcgtaatgaagaaaaaaactttCCAATAACTATTTCATGTGGAAGTGAGATTTCCTACATGTCACTGCAGCTGTATGTCGGGAGCCACAGCCCACCGTCTTAATGTCACACGATGGAGTGACGTCCACTAGTGCTGGGAATGCCTGGATGGAAATAAACACTTCTTTGTCCATCGCTGCCTCTGGCGTGTCTTTATATGAAGACATGTCTGCAACATAACAGTTGAAATATAAATAGGTGTAGATATAGCAAGcacaaaagaggaaaaaaaaaaatcagattcaaATATTCTTGTAATGACCAACCTGCTACTGTTTGACTACTTTGATGCTTCTGTGCCCTCGCAGTCCGCGAGGGAAGACCAAGCTGCCCACTCTCATTCCACCCCCACACATACAGGTCACCGCCATCTGTCACCCAATACATTGATTTACCATTTATATGCATACCTGATTAAGCAAGGCTGCTTTATTTTATATAGTGCACTTCACAAGGTGCTTCAATGTGTTCCACATAGTAcaatatttcaaaacattttgtacaaaaatgtcatagaattttaaacatttaaaattacaCTGAGATTATGAGATACTCTTACCACTAATGCAGACAGTGTGCCACCCTCCAGTAGCCACAGAGCTCATGGTCATTCCCCAAAGTGCCTCCACTACCCTAGGATGCTCTTCGGATGAGAGGCCACCATGTCCTAACTGACCGTgactgattaaaaacaaaaacaaaaaaaacgttctaAGATTGTAATAAAGGTGTTATGTAGATCAGGGATGCCAAATCTTTATTGGGGCAAGGTACATTTTACAAGTACATGTGGGggggacaacaacaaaaactcatGACATGAGATGGTGGATTACCAGGTTTGTCGACCCTCTGCCATGTAGTGGAAAACTGATGGTTGAAAATAGACATTGTAGTTTTTGGATAAGTGTCAGTGGGAATTACTGATTGCTCAAGATCAGTGAGTGCAAACGTGTGCGGAGAAGGTGTGCTGTGGGAAATTACCTGATTTCACTTGGTCAAAAATTTTAACCTTACTACAAATACATTAGCTTTGTTCATCTAATGTTGCCAGCAAGGTACATAATTATTCTGTATATCTACTTAGTATTTGTaaggtaatatatatatacacacacacacacacacacatatacacatacccTGACTCAATAGAGGCTTAGAAACACTGCTCTAGATGACCAAAAAGTGACAGGTGTGTGAGTGATACCTGCCCAGTCCCCATGTATACACAGCTCCAGAGGCACTGAGGAGAACGCTGTGCTCTGCACCCAGTGCCAGCCTGGTGGCCTTCAGGTGGGGAGATAATGGCCGGTAGAAGGGAGGTTTTGTGGCAATGTAGCCATCACAGATTAATGGCAGATCCAGTGACGCACCTGGAAGCCAACAAAATTGGATTTCAGTAAAGATTATTGCAACGTTGGGCCAAACACGCAAAGCAATCCAAAGGGTGGCGCTGTGGCGAATAGCGTCTTCCTTTAAACGCCACCTGACCTGCAGCGCCATCGGGTGGAGTTTTGACTTCCATACTCCATACTGGGGTCTTATTCTCGTTGTCTAGGTCCCATGACTCAACTCTGTCTGTAAAGGCGA from Festucalex cinctus isolate MCC-2025b chromosome 3, RoL_Fcin_1.0, whole genome shotgun sequence harbors:
- the LOC144015701 gene encoding calcium and integrin-binding protein 1-like, which codes for MGTTASQLGKDLLSEYQELTFLTKQEILLAHKRFTELLSKDEKDLPNARVPMEKVLTLPELKSNPFKTRICHVFSTSEVKDGSLTFEDFLDLLSAFSDSATLEIKSHYAFRIFDFDDDGTLDSGDLEKLINCLTGETDDTRLTREEMKQLINNILDESDIDKDGTVNLSEFQHVISRSPDFVSSFKIVL
- the LOC144015700 gene encoding RCC1 domain-containing protein 1-like, whose protein sequence is MRWFGFGFNAFGQIRVGERVVDKYDTADGVNVVTPVELKCHVDGSCISKISELRASWSRRVTLHSNGARCLCLTGFNAVSGICGTGCTDAIVGESFLILAFTDRVESWDLDNENKTPVWSMEVKTPPDGAAGASLDLPLICDGYIATKPPFYRPLSPHLKATRLALGAEHSVLLSASGAVYTWGLGSHGQLGHGGLSSEEHPRVVEALWGMTMSSVATGGWHTVCISDGGDLYVWGWNESGQLGLPSRTARAQKHQSSQTVADMSSYKDTPEAAMDKEVFISIQAFPALVDVTPSCDIKTVGCGSRHTAAVTSTGDLYTWGWGRYGQLGYETSYSDEPRRVEFFREQQMHVVDVTCGAWNTFAAVVKEEVASS